A genome region from Erigeron canadensis isolate Cc75 chromosome 3, C_canadensis_v1, whole genome shotgun sequence includes the following:
- the LOC122590979 gene encoding ankyrin repeat and zinc finger domain-containing protein 1-like isoform X3, producing the protein MKILFEHNKSITMSNDVFPCITEREMTEKLCNVICEPRDNTCFRVMLLASAGHFAGCVFDGNSVVAHKTFHRYVIRAKAGKKQSSKDASGKIAHSAGAALRRYNELSLKRDIRELLAAWKPYFMSSSCVFIHAPSDNRQLLFDGESPYFSCQKGAIRRIPLIVSRPTFKEAKRLYNILTQISIEQLEEVVPINKEDSIITHEDLPGSSKKNLGNSSNRKEIVEANLIDGLEDLFVSSDKDSMVVVLSTPLHEAAKAGNVEEVVELLEQGSDPCVVDERGRTPYMLATEKEVRNTFRRFMALNMDKWDWQVAKVPSPLTKEMEESQNAKQAEKDAKRKARAKELKKLRKAKEKKAEAEAAQSQKLTQSQSIRPQLSREEELKRAQDEEREKRAAAAERRIAALQSSTSGTSQPNIAASSDTVCSCCQVSLVGKVPFHRYNYKYCTTSCMRVHREILEDE; encoded by the exons ATGAAAATCCTTTTCGAACATAATAAATCTATTACCATGTCAAATGATGTTTTCCCATGCATAACGGAGAGAGAAATGACTGAGAAACTGTGTAATGTGATCTGTGAACCTAGAGATAATACCTGTTTTAGAGTGATGTTGCTTGCCAGTGCTGGGCATTTTGCTGGATGTGTCTTCGATGGAAACTCTGTCGTAGCACACAAAACGTTCCACAG ATATGTCATAAGGGCTAAGGCTGGTAAAAAGCAGTCATCAAAAGATGCTAGTGGAAAAATTGCACACTCTGCAGGAGCTGCATTACGGCGGTACAATGAGCTTTCTCTAAAGAGG GATATTCGAGAATTACTTGCTGCCTGGAAGCCTTACTTTATGTCCTCCTCCTGTGTCTTTATTCATGCTCCCTCTGACAACCGACAATTGCTATTCGACGGTGAAAGTCCCTATTTTAGTTGCCAGAAAGGGGCTATCAGACGTATCCCTTTGATTGTTTCTAGGCCTACATTCAAGGAAGCTAAACGACTATACAACATATTGACGCAAATTTCCATAGAACAACTTGAAGAAGTAGTGCCTATAAATAAAGAAGATTCTATAATTACACATGAGGACTTGCCTGGTTCTAGCAAAAAGAATTTGGGAAACAGTTCGAATAGGAAAGAAATTGTCGAAGCTAACCTTATTGATGGCCTGGAAGATTTGTTTGTATCTAGTGATAAGGATAGCATGGTAGTTGTTCTATCGACACCTCTACATGAAGCAGCAAAGGCCGGAAATGTAGAAGAAGTTGTGGAACTACTAGAACAAGGCTCAGATCCTTGTGTTGTTGATGAAAGGGGGAGGACCCCTTATATGCTTGCAACTGAAAAAGAAGTTAGAAACACATTTAGACGGTTTATGGCTTTGAATATGGATAAGTGGGACTGGCAAGTGGCTAAAGTACCCAGTCCTTTGACGAAAGAAATGGAGGAATCTCAGAACGCTAAACAG GCAGAGAAAGATGCTAAAAGGAAAGCAAGAGCAAAAGAGCTGAAAAAGCTGCGGAAAGCGAAAGAAAAGAAGGCTGAG GCGGAAGCTGCTCAATCACAAAAGTTAACTCAATCACAATCTATCAGGCCACAGTTGTCTAGAGAG GAAGAACTAAAACGAGCACAAGATGAAGAGAGGGAGAAGAGAGCGGCCGCAGCGGAGAGGAGAATAGCAGCCCTCCAGTCCTCGACTTCAGGAACCTCACAGCCGAATATAGCAGCATCGTCGGATACCGTTTGTTCGTGTTGTCAAGTGTCGTTGGTAGGTAAAGTCCCATTTCATAGGTACAATTATAAATACTGCACCACATCATGCATGCGTGTTCACAGAGAGATCCTCGAGGACGAATAA
- the LOC122590979 gene encoding ankyrin repeat and zinc finger domain-containing protein 1-like isoform X2 has product MATRAAVFTDENGHEEKEKEESGVVAGERLSCNTCGVLTFDSLADQRSHFKSDFHRFNVKLTVAGKATVDEEDFDVRISDSLAQDYDISSISGSEEEDDRESNLRSDLNKGLLGSSKTKIFVHLASGEITSLWKCLFLDDTMKILFEHNKSITMSNDVFPCITEREMTEKLCNVICEPRDNTCFRVMLLASAGHFAGCVFDGNSVVAHKTFHRYVIRAKAGKKQSSKDASGKIAHSAGAALRRYNELSLKRDIRELLAAWKPYFMSSSCVFIHAPSDNRQLLFDGESPYFSCQKGAIRRIPLIVSRPTFKEAKRLYNILTQISIEQLEEVVPINKEDSIITHEDLPGSSKKNLGNSSNRKEIVEANLIDGLEDLFVSSDKDSMVVVLSTPLHEAAKAGNVEEVVELLEQGSDPCVVDERGRTPYMLATEKEVRNTFRRFMALNMDKWDWQVAKVPSPLTKEMEESQNAKQAEKDAKRKARAKELKKLRKAKEKKAEAEAAQSQKLTQSQSIRPQLSREEELKRAQDEEREKRAAAAERRIAALQSSTSGTSQPNIAASSDTVCSCCQVSLVGKVPFHRYNYKYCTTSCMRVHREILEDE; this is encoded by the exons ATGGCCACAAGGG CAGCTGTTTTTACTGACGAAAATGgacatgaagaaaaagaaaaagaggaaagTGGTGTTGTTGCTGGTGAAAGATTGAGCTGCAACACGTGTGGCGTATTAACTTTTGATTCCCTTGCTGATCAACGCTCTCACTTCAAGTCCGATTTCCATCGCTTTAAC GTAAAGCTCACTGTTGCTGGAAAGGCTACCGTGGACGAGGAGGATTTTGATGTAAGGATATCTGATTCGTTGGCTCAGGATTATGATATATCTAGTATATCAGgttcagaagaagaagatgaccGGGAATCTAACCTTCGCAGTGATTTGAATAAGGGATTGTTGGGAAGTTCTAAAACGAAGATTTTTGTACATTTAGCAAGTGGAGAAATAACTTCGCTTTGGAAGTGCTTGTTTCTAGATGACACCATGAAAATCCTTTTCGAACATAATAAATCTATTACCATGTCAAATGATGTTTTCCCATGCATAACGGAGAGAGAAATGACTGAGAAACTGTGTAATGTGATCTGTGAACCTAGAGATAATACCTGTTTTAGAGTGATGTTGCTTGCCAGTGCTGGGCATTTTGCTGGATGTGTCTTCGATGGAAACTCTGTCGTAGCACACAAAACGTTCCACAG ATATGTCATAAGGGCTAAGGCTGGTAAAAAGCAGTCATCAAAAGATGCTAGTGGAAAAATTGCACACTCTGCAGGAGCTGCATTACGGCGGTACAATGAGCTTTCTCTAAAGAGG GATATTCGAGAATTACTTGCTGCCTGGAAGCCTTACTTTATGTCCTCCTCCTGTGTCTTTATTCATGCTCCCTCTGACAACCGACAATTGCTATTCGACGGTGAAAGTCCCTATTTTAGTTGCCAGAAAGGGGCTATCAGACGTATCCCTTTGATTGTTTCTAGGCCTACATTCAAGGAAGCTAAACGACTATACAACATATTGACGCAAATTTCCATAGAACAACTTGAAGAAGTAGTGCCTATAAATAAAGAAGATTCTATAATTACACATGAGGACTTGCCTGGTTCTAGCAAAAAGAATTTGGGAAACAGTTCGAATAGGAAAGAAATTGTCGAAGCTAACCTTATTGATGGCCTGGAAGATTTGTTTGTATCTAGTGATAAGGATAGCATGGTAGTTGTTCTATCGACACCTCTACATGAAGCAGCAAAGGCCGGAAATGTAGAAGAAGTTGTGGAACTACTAGAACAAGGCTCAGATCCTTGTGTTGTTGATGAAAGGGGGAGGACCCCTTATATGCTTGCAACTGAAAAAGAAGTTAGAAACACATTTAGACGGTTTATGGCTTTGAATATGGATAAGTGGGACTGGCAAGTGGCTAAAGTACCCAGTCCTTTGACGAAAGAAATGGAGGAATCTCAGAACGCTAAACAG GCAGAGAAAGATGCTAAAAGGAAAGCAAGAGCAAAAGAGCTGAAAAAGCTGCGGAAAGCGAAAGAAAAGAAGGCTGAG GCGGAAGCTGCTCAATCACAAAAGTTAACTCAATCACAATCTATCAGGCCACAGTTGTCTAGAGAG GAAGAACTAAAACGAGCACAAGATGAAGAGAGGGAGAAGAGAGCGGCCGCAGCGGAGAGGAGAATAGCAGCCCTCCAGTCCTCGACTTCAGGAACCTCACAGCCGAATATAGCAGCATCGTCGGATACCGTTTGTTCGTGTTGTCAAGTGTCGTTGGTAGGTAAAGTCCCATTTCATAGGTACAATTATAAATACTGCACCACATCATGCATGCGTGTTCACAGAGAGATCCTCGAGGACGAATAA
- the LOC122590979 gene encoding ankyrin repeat and zinc finger domain-containing protein 1-like isoform X1 — MMNSYNQQQQPNNKKIQRSIFELPSNYFDSCRLLEYPSFTAAVFTDENGHEEKEKEESGVVAGERLSCNTCGVLTFDSLADQRSHFKSDFHRFNVKLTVAGKATVDEEDFDVRISDSLAQDYDISSISGSEEEDDRESNLRSDLNKGLLGSSKTKIFVHLASGEITSLWKCLFLDDTMKILFEHNKSITMSNDVFPCITEREMTEKLCNVICEPRDNTCFRVMLLASAGHFAGCVFDGNSVVAHKTFHRYVIRAKAGKKQSSKDASGKIAHSAGAALRRYNELSLKRDIRELLAAWKPYFMSSSCVFIHAPSDNRQLLFDGESPYFSCQKGAIRRIPLIVSRPTFKEAKRLYNILTQISIEQLEEVVPINKEDSIITHEDLPGSSKKNLGNSSNRKEIVEANLIDGLEDLFVSSDKDSMVVVLSTPLHEAAKAGNVEEVVELLEQGSDPCVVDERGRTPYMLATEKEVRNTFRRFMALNMDKWDWQVAKVPSPLTKEMEESQNAKQAEKDAKRKARAKELKKLRKAKEKKAEAEAAQSQKLTQSQSIRPQLSREEELKRAQDEEREKRAAAAERRIAALQSSTSGTSQPNIAASSDTVCSCCQVSLVGKVPFHRYNYKYCTTSCMRVHREILEDE; from the exons ATGATGAATTCATataatcaacaacaacaacctaataataaaaagatacaGCGTTCAATCTTTGAACTTCCGTCTAATTATTTCGACTCATGCCGCCTCCTTGAATACCCGTCATTCACAGCAGCTGTTTTTACTGACGAAAATGgacatgaagaaaaagaaaaagaggaaagTGGTGTTGTTGCTGGTGAAAGATTGAGCTGCAACACGTGTGGCGTATTAACTTTTGATTCCCTTGCTGATCAACGCTCTCACTTCAAGTCCGATTTCCATCGCTTTAAC GTAAAGCTCACTGTTGCTGGAAAGGCTACCGTGGACGAGGAGGATTTTGATGTAAGGATATCTGATTCGTTGGCTCAGGATTATGATATATCTAGTATATCAGgttcagaagaagaagatgaccGGGAATCTAACCTTCGCAGTGATTTGAATAAGGGATTGTTGGGAAGTTCTAAAACGAAGATTTTTGTACATTTAGCAAGTGGAGAAATAACTTCGCTTTGGAAGTGCTTGTTTCTAGATGACACCATGAAAATCCTTTTCGAACATAATAAATCTATTACCATGTCAAATGATGTTTTCCCATGCATAACGGAGAGAGAAATGACTGAGAAACTGTGTAATGTGATCTGTGAACCTAGAGATAATACCTGTTTTAGAGTGATGTTGCTTGCCAGTGCTGGGCATTTTGCTGGATGTGTCTTCGATGGAAACTCTGTCGTAGCACACAAAACGTTCCACAG ATATGTCATAAGGGCTAAGGCTGGTAAAAAGCAGTCATCAAAAGATGCTAGTGGAAAAATTGCACACTCTGCAGGAGCTGCATTACGGCGGTACAATGAGCTTTCTCTAAAGAGG GATATTCGAGAATTACTTGCTGCCTGGAAGCCTTACTTTATGTCCTCCTCCTGTGTCTTTATTCATGCTCCCTCTGACAACCGACAATTGCTATTCGACGGTGAAAGTCCCTATTTTAGTTGCCAGAAAGGGGCTATCAGACGTATCCCTTTGATTGTTTCTAGGCCTACATTCAAGGAAGCTAAACGACTATACAACATATTGACGCAAATTTCCATAGAACAACTTGAAGAAGTAGTGCCTATAAATAAAGAAGATTCTATAATTACACATGAGGACTTGCCTGGTTCTAGCAAAAAGAATTTGGGAAACAGTTCGAATAGGAAAGAAATTGTCGAAGCTAACCTTATTGATGGCCTGGAAGATTTGTTTGTATCTAGTGATAAGGATAGCATGGTAGTTGTTCTATCGACACCTCTACATGAAGCAGCAAAGGCCGGAAATGTAGAAGAAGTTGTGGAACTACTAGAACAAGGCTCAGATCCTTGTGTTGTTGATGAAAGGGGGAGGACCCCTTATATGCTTGCAACTGAAAAAGAAGTTAGAAACACATTTAGACGGTTTATGGCTTTGAATATGGATAAGTGGGACTGGCAAGTGGCTAAAGTACCCAGTCCTTTGACGAAAGAAATGGAGGAATCTCAGAACGCTAAACAG GCAGAGAAAGATGCTAAAAGGAAAGCAAGAGCAAAAGAGCTGAAAAAGCTGCGGAAAGCGAAAGAAAAGAAGGCTGAG GCGGAAGCTGCTCAATCACAAAAGTTAACTCAATCACAATCTATCAGGCCACAGTTGTCTAGAGAG GAAGAACTAAAACGAGCACAAGATGAAGAGAGGGAGAAGAGAGCGGCCGCAGCGGAGAGGAGAATAGCAGCCCTCCAGTCCTCGACTTCAGGAACCTCACAGCCGAATATAGCAGCATCGTCGGATACCGTTTGTTCGTGTTGTCAAGTGTCGTTGGTAGGTAAAGTCCCATTTCATAGGTACAATTATAAATACTGCACCACATCATGCATGCGTGTTCACAGAGAGATCCTCGAGGACGAATAA